In one Saccharibacillus brassicae genomic region, the following are encoded:
- a CDS encoding rhodanese-like domain-containing protein → MNPIAQIEPSELRERVERGEAPLMIDVREPEEVAQGMIPGAVHIPLGQLAGRLDELDPDRETVFICRSGYRSERACEYLEQSGFDKVVNMSGGMLAWNEE, encoded by the coding sequence ATGAATCCCATTGCACAGATCGAACCTTCGGAACTTCGCGAGCGGGTCGAACGGGGCGAAGCCCCGCTGATGATCGACGTGCGAGAACCCGAAGAGGTGGCCCAGGGCATGATCCCCGGCGCCGTTCATATTCCGCTCGGCCAACTGGCCGGACGACTGGACGAACTCGACCCCGATCGCGAGACAGTCTTTATTTGCCGCAGCGGTTACCGCAGCGAACGCGCCTGCGAATATCTGGAGCAGTCCGGATTCGACAAGGTCGTCAACATGTCCGGCGGCATGCTCGCCTGGAACGAAGAATAG
- the aroA gene encoding 3-phosphoshikimate 1-carboxyvinyltransferase yields the protein MDVIVRRTEKLEGAIEALSSKNYTTRYLLAAALADGTSTVRFPAHSEDSDAMRRCIAELGAELQEDDEKIVITGFGRNPKRTAELNVGNAGAVLRFLLAISALSEDVHFVNTYPDSLGKRPHDDLIEALRQMGAQVDDNGGRLPITVKGPVRGGAITVSGEVSSQYLSALLFLTPLLEEDSEITVTGDLKSKVVVGQTLEVLEQSGITVEANADYSLFRVPGGQAYRAGDYAVQGDYPGSAAILSAAAVLPSDVTVRRLAVHSKQGERAVVDVLRLMEAPLTHEHDIAVVRGTGTLQAVEFDGDAATDAVLAMVAAAVFAEGTSRFYNVENLRYKECDRITDYLNELRKAGADVEETQSEIIVHGRPQGVAGGVRIDSHYDHRVIMALTIVGLRAEQPITITDAHHVAKSYPGFFDDMIALGANVEWVKE from the coding sequence ATGGACGTGATTGTCAGACGCACCGAGAAACTGGAAGGCGCGATCGAAGCGCTGTCTTCCAAAAACTATACGACCCGTTACCTGCTCGCCGCCGCTTTGGCGGACGGCACCAGCACCGTGCGCTTTCCCGCGCACAGCGAAGACAGCGACGCGATGCGCCGCTGCATCGCGGAACTCGGAGCCGAACTGCAAGAAGACGACGAGAAGATCGTCATTACCGGCTTCGGCCGGAATCCCAAGCGGACAGCCGAACTGAACGTCGGCAACGCCGGCGCGGTGCTGCGCTTCCTGCTGGCGATCTCCGCGTTGTCGGAGGATGTACATTTCGTCAATACGTATCCCGATTCGCTCGGCAAGCGTCCGCATGACGACCTGATCGAAGCGCTGCGCCAGATGGGCGCGCAGGTCGACGATAACGGCGGCCGGCTGCCGATCACCGTCAAGGGACCGGTCCGCGGCGGCGCGATTACCGTATCGGGCGAAGTCAGCTCGCAGTATCTCAGCGCGCTGCTGTTCCTGACTCCGCTGCTCGAAGAAGACAGCGAGATTACGGTCACCGGCGACCTGAAGTCCAAAGTCGTCGTCGGCCAGACGCTCGAAGTGCTTGAGCAGTCCGGCATTACGGTCGAAGCCAACGCCGACTACTCGTTGTTCCGCGTGCCGGGCGGGCAGGCTTACCGGGCCGGCGACTATGCCGTGCAGGGCGATTACCCCGGCTCCGCCGCGATCTTGTCCGCGGCTGCCGTGCTGCCGTCCGACGTGACGGTGCGCCGCCTGGCGGTGCACAGCAAGCAGGGCGAACGCGCCGTCGTCGACGTGCTGCGCCTGATGGAAGCGCCGCTGACGCACGAGCACGATATCGCGGTCGTACGCGGCACGGGCACACTTCAAGCCGTCGAATTCGACGGCGACGCGGCTACCGACGCGGTGCTGGCGATGGTGGCGGCGGCCGTATTCGCGGAAGGCACTTCGCGCTTCTATAATGTGGAAAATTTGCGCTACAAGGAATGCGACCGTATTACCGACTACCTGAACGAGCTGCGCAAAGCGGGCGCGGACGTGGAAGAGACGCAGAGCGAGATCATCGTGCACGGACGTCCGCAGGGCGTGGCCGGCGGCGTTCGCATCGACTCGCATTACGATCACCGCGTGATTATGGCGCTGACGATCGTCGGCCTGCGCGCCGAGCAGCCGATCACGATTACCGACGCGCACCACGTCGCCAAGTCGTATCCGGGCTTCTTCGATGACATGATCGCGCTTGGCGCGAACGTGGAATGGGTAAAAGAATAA
- a CDS encoding SDR family NAD(P)-dependent oxidoreductase, whose protein sequence is MQLNLQNKVVIVTGASSGIGLATAKLFLEEGANVVGASRHPERIRELGEEDRVLAVEADLSTAEGPKQLVEAAIAKFGRIDVLVNNAGISHSRLDGFLGTTDEQWEETYLNNLMSMVRTSRAAIPHMAQQGKGVILSVASEDARQPQPMSVDYSAFKAGLLSVGKALSLEFGEQGIRVNTVSPGPTHTNIWDQPGGMIDAISEKFDKPKNEVIDFFVDEVRELPVGRIGQPEDIASMIVFLASDRAEYASGAEYPVNGGSFKGM, encoded by the coding sequence ATGCAGTTGAATTTGCAAAACAAAGTCGTAATCGTAACGGGGGCAAGTTCGGGCATCGGCCTGGCGACGGCGAAGCTGTTTCTCGAAGAAGGAGCAAACGTAGTCGGCGCGAGCCGTCATCCCGAACGGATCCGCGAGCTGGGCGAAGAAGACCGGGTGCTGGCCGTGGAAGCGGACCTGAGCACGGCGGAAGGGCCGAAGCAGCTGGTCGAAGCGGCGATCGCGAAGTTCGGGCGCATCGACGTGCTCGTCAACAACGCGGGCATTTCCCATTCGCGGCTGGACGGGTTTCTCGGGACGACCGACGAGCAGTGGGAAGAGACGTATCTCAACAATCTGATGAGCATGGTGCGCACGTCCCGGGCGGCTATTCCGCATATGGCGCAGCAGGGCAAAGGGGTCATTCTCAGCGTCGCTTCGGAAGACGCGCGCCAGCCGCAGCCGATGTCGGTCGACTATTCCGCGTTCAAGGCGGGGCTGCTCAGCGTGGGCAAAGCGCTGTCGCTGGAATTCGGCGAACAGGGCATCCGCGTCAACACGGTCTCCCCGGGTCCGACGCACACGAACATCTGGGATCAGCCGGGCGGGATGATCGACGCGATCTCGGAAAAGTTCGACAAGCCGAAAAACGAAGTGATCGACTTTTTCGTGGACGAGGTGCGCGAGCTTCCGGTCGGCCGGATCGGGCAGCCCGAAGACATCGCGTCGATGATCGTCTTTCTGGCTTCGGACCGGGCGGAATACGCGTCGGGCGCGGAATATCCGGTCAACGGCGGTTCGTTCAAAGGCATGTAA
- a CDS encoding MFS transporter, which yields MKERLIVPQSKPKFFSLFSCLFIIVFLTEFVKGALFVTVLPVYMNDALGLPALTISLAFSLQYVGENVLRSPAGWMAEHVGLRGTIAAGLLLSWAAVVVIAFSMTGPSLIVACTLLGIGTAPIWPVVMSTISMEAEATGDTGSRMGIIQIATLAGTGAGPLISNLLIGDSYRVIFWVLVFVMALVTSAALLLPRRMRSVAPRLARRPRIHLSMPSRVRRVVKRRAIRSVYSVRKVIRALLALKLTPLLYPAMFLQSFAIGILSPVIAMYIRNELGMTAGQFNLLLIVGGGVAVVGLIPAGKLVDRFGTRWFLHIGFLMAVIALAGLASTHTMSLVWCFVLTAGVGFAMILPAWNTLLAQLVPEKERGAIWGVFLTLQGAGTVLGPLAGGWTWDHIGPQAPFWASAISMALLLVIHAPIAWSSRRARTV from the coding sequence ATGAAAGAGCGGTTAATCGTCCCGCAGTCCAAGCCCAAATTTTTTTCGTTGTTTTCCTGCTTATTCATTATCGTCTTTTTGACCGAATTCGTAAAAGGCGCTTTGTTCGTCACCGTGCTGCCCGTCTACATGAACGATGCGCTGGGGCTTCCGGCCCTTACGATCAGCCTGGCCTTTTCGCTCCAGTACGTGGGCGAGAACGTGCTGCGCAGCCCCGCCGGCTGGATGGCCGAGCACGTCGGACTGCGCGGCACGATCGCGGCCGGGCTGCTGCTGTCGTGGGCAGCCGTCGTCGTGATCGCTTTCTCGATGACCGGCCCTTCGCTGATCGTCGCCTGCACGCTGCTCGGAATCGGCACGGCGCCGATCTGGCCGGTCGTCATGAGCACGATCAGCATGGAAGCCGAAGCGACCGGTGATACCGGCTCGCGCATGGGCATCATCCAGATCGCCACGCTTGCCGGAACAGGAGCGGGGCCGCTGATCTCGAACCTGCTGATCGGCGATTCGTACCGGGTCATCTTCTGGGTGCTGGTGTTCGTCATGGCGCTCGTCACGTCCGCCGCGCTGCTGCTGCCGCGCAGAATGCGCAGCGTCGCTCCGCGGCTCGCGCGCCGTCCGCGCATCCATCTGTCGATGCCCAGCCGCGTCCGCCGCGTCGTGAAGCGCCGGGCAATCCGCTCGGTCTATTCCGTCCGCAAAGTGATCCGGGCGCTGCTCGCGCTCAAGCTCACGCCGCTGCTGTACCCGGCGATGTTTCTCCAGTCGTTCGCAATCGGCATCCTGTCGCCGGTCATAGCGATGTATATCCGCAACGAACTCGGCATGACGGCCGGGCAGTTCAATCTGCTGCTGATCGTGGGCGGAGGCGTCGCCGTCGTCGGGCTCATTCCGGCCGGCAAGCTCGTCGACCGGTTCGGCACCCGCTGGTTTTTGCATATCGGCTTCTTGATGGCCGTGATCGCGCTGGCCGGCCTCGCTTCGACGCACACGATGTCGCTCGTCTGGTGCTTCGTCCTGACGGCCGGCGTCGGCTTCGCCATGATTCTGCCCGCCTGGAACACGCTGCTCGCGCAGCTCGTGCCGGAGAAAGAGCGCGGCGCGATCTGGGGCGTCTTCCTGACGCTGCAGGGCGCGGGCACCGTGCTCGGCCCGCTGGCCGGCGGCTGGACCTGGGACCATATCGGTCCGCAGGCGCCGTTCTGGGCGAGCGCCATTTCGATGGCGCTGCTGCTCGTTATCCATGCGCCGATCGCCTGGTCGTCGCGCCGGGCGCGGACTGTCTGA
- a CDS encoding DUF1292 domain-containing protein, giving the protein MSEHEHNHNHAHGDHAGHDHSEDEEIVVAFSDEDGNEKEMVLVQTFDVGEDVYALLLERNNPEADGFILRLEEEDGETVLVNIEEEEEWAKVEAAYNELVAAQGEE; this is encoded by the coding sequence ATGAGCGAACACGAACATAACCACAATCATGCACACGGGGATCATGCCGGTCATGACCATAGCGAAGACGAAGAAATCGTAGTCGCGTTCAGCGACGAAGACGGCAACGAGAAAGAAATGGTGCTCGTGCAGACTTTCGACGTGGGCGAAGACGTCTACGCCCTGCTGCTGGAGCGCAACAATCCGGAAGCGGACGGTTTCATTCTGCGCCTCGAAGAAGAAGACGGGGAGACCGTGCTCGTCAACATCGAGGAAGAAGAAGAGTGGGCCAAAGTCGAAGCGGCTTACAACGAACTCGTCGCGGCGCAGGGCGAAGAGTAA
- a CDS encoding CoA-binding protein — MPFQNPSREQIGTLLQAAGNIAVVGLSDKPDRTSYMVSHAMQSRGYRIIPVNPAAAGQQILGETCYASLADVPDPIDIVDVFRRSEFCADVAREAVEAGAKTLWLQSGVFSDEAAAIAGDAGLTVIMDRCIKVEDAVTGAGSRR, encoded by the coding sequence ATGCCTTTTCAAAATCCAAGCCGTGAACAGATCGGCACGCTGCTGCAAGCAGCGGGCAATATCGCGGTCGTCGGCCTGTCCGACAAGCCGGACCGGACCTCGTACATGGTGTCGCACGCGATGCAGTCGCGCGGCTACCGCATCATCCCGGTGAACCCGGCCGCCGCCGGGCAGCAAATTCTCGGCGAGACGTGCTACGCTTCGCTTGCCGACGTGCCCGATCCGATCGACATCGTCGACGTGTTCCGCCGCAGCGAGTTCTGCGCCGACGTCGCCCGCGAAGCCGTCGAAGCCGGCGCCAAGACGCTGTGGCTTCAGTCCGGCGTGTTCAGCGACGAAGCGGCCGCTATTGCCGGCGACGCCGGCCTGACCGTCATCATGGACCGCTGCATCAAGGTCGAAGACGCCGTAACCGGCGCCGGCTCCCGCCGCTGA
- a CDS encoding aminotransferase class I/II-fold pyridoxal phosphate-dependent enzyme, whose translation MDHARTPLFTALKRHADQNPVQFHIPGHKKGMGMDPEFREFIGENALSIDLINIAPLDDLHQPTGVIEEAQQLAADAFGATHTFFSVQGTSSAIITMILSVCGPGDKIIVPRNVHKSILGAIIYAGAKPVFIAPERDTNLGIDHGITTSSVRKALKLHADAKALLVINPTYYGVCADLQQIVALSHSYGVPVLVDEAHGVLIHFHDQLPLSAMQAGADMAATSVHKLGGSMTQSSVLNVNTRNGYINPKRVQTVISMLTTTSTSYILLASLDTARRQLALNGYAMAERALDFADYVRSAVNQIEGLYCFGEDIIGSEATYDYDPTKITIQVRHLGITGYEAENWLRDNHNIEVEMSDMYNVLCLITAGDSEDTIRILLNALREMSEDFLNQGKEVKELVVKIPDIPHLAILPRDAFYGETESIPLKDSADRIIAEFIYVYPPGIPILLPGEVISQDNIDYIVDHVEVGLPVKGPEDRSVQFVKVIVEPGAIR comes from the coding sequence ATGGATCATGCTCGTACTCCGCTATTTACCGCCCTCAAACGGCACGCGGACCAAAATCCGGTACAGTTTCACATTCCAGGCCACAAGAAAGGAATGGGGATGGACCCGGAATTTCGTGAATTTATTGGGGAAAACGCCCTTTCCATAGACCTGATCAATATCGCTCCCCTCGACGATTTGCATCAGCCGACCGGCGTGATCGAAGAAGCTCAGCAGTTGGCTGCGGACGCCTTCGGCGCTACCCACACCTTCTTCTCCGTCCAGGGCACGAGCAGCGCGATCATCACGATGATCCTGTCTGTCTGCGGGCCGGGCGACAAGATCATCGTGCCGCGCAACGTGCACAAATCGATTCTCGGCGCAATCATCTACGCCGGCGCCAAGCCGGTGTTCATCGCGCCGGAACGCGATACCAACCTCGGTATCGACCACGGCATCACCACAAGCTCCGTGCGCAAAGCGCTGAAGCTGCATGCCGACGCCAAAGCGCTGCTCGTCATCAATCCGACGTATTACGGCGTCTGCGCCGACCTGCAGCAGATCGTGGCGCTGTCGCACAGCTACGGCGTACCGGTGCTCGTCGACGAAGCGCACGGCGTGCTGATCCATTTCCACGACCAGCTGCCGCTGTCGGCCATGCAGGCGGGCGCGGACATGGCCGCGACGAGCGTGCACAAGCTCGGCGGCTCGATGACGCAAAGTTCCGTGCTGAACGTGAACACGAGAAACGGGTACATCAACCCCAAACGGGTGCAGACGGTCATCAGCATGCTGACGACGACGTCCACCTCGTATATCCTGCTCGCGTCGCTCGATACGGCGCGCCGCCAGCTTGCGCTGAACGGCTACGCAATGGCCGAACGCGCGCTCGATTTCGCCGACTACGTGCGCAGCGCCGTGAACCAGATCGAAGGCTTGTACTGCTTCGGCGAGGACATCATCGGCAGCGAAGCGACGTACGATTACGACCCGACCAAGATCACGATCCAGGTCCGGCATCTGGGCATCACCGGCTACGAAGCCGAGAACTGGCTGCGGGACAACCATAACATCGAAGTCGAAATGAGCGACATGTACAACGTCCTGTGCCTTATCACGGCCGGAGACAGCGAAGACACGATCCGCATCCTGCTGAACGCGCTGCGCGAAATGTCCGAAGATTTCCTCAATCAGGGCAAAGAAGTCAAAGAGCTGGTCGTCAAGATTCCGGACATCCCGCATCTGGCCATCCTGCCGCGGGACGCGTTCTACGGCGAGACCGAATCGATTCCGCTGAAGGACTCCGCGGACCGCATCATCGCCGAGTTCATCTACGTCTATCCGCCGGGCATTCCGATCCTGCTGCCGGGCGAAGTTATCTCGCAGGACAATATCGACTACATCGTCGATCACGTCGAAGTCGGCCTCCCGGTCAAAGGACCGGAAGACCGCAGCGTACAGTTCGTCAAAGTCATCGTCGAACCGGGCGCGATCCGCTAA
- the gndA gene encoding NADP-dependent phosphogluconate dehydrogenase, protein MSKQQIGVVGLAVMGKNLALNIESKGFTVSVYNRSPQKTHDLVEEAKGKNLVGTFSVEEFVQSLEVPRKILIMVQAGPATDATIEQLIPFLDQGDIIIDGGNAYFPDTQRRSEDLEGKGFRFIGTGVSGGEEGALKGPAIMPGGPRSAYELVEPILTGISAHVDGEPCCTYIGPGGAGHYVKMVHNGIEYGDMQLIGEAYHLLKDVVGADTDELHDIFSEWNKGELDSYLIEITTDIFSQKDPDTGKPMVDVILDSAGQKGTGKWTSQSALDLGVPLSMITESVFARFLSAMKDERVAASKVLSGPKTEAFSGDRAEFIENVRKALFASKIVSYAQGFAQMRAASDEYGWDLQYGNIAMIFRGGCIIRSQFLQNIKDAYEKNGELANLLLDDYFKNIIENYQDSWRKVIASAVMNGIPVPGFASALAYYDSYRTERLPANLLQAQRDYFGAHTFKRVDKEGVFHHEWLDLDNGTLDLPGTKNQ, encoded by the coding sequence ATGTCGAAACAGCAAATTGGCGTAGTCGGCCTTGCCGTCATGGGCAAAAATCTGGCGCTCAATATCGAAAGCAAAGGTTTTACCGTCTCGGTATATAACCGCTCCCCGCAGAAGACCCACGATCTGGTCGAGGAAGCCAAAGGCAAAAACCTGGTCGGTACGTTCTCGGTGGAAGAATTCGTTCAATCCCTCGAAGTGCCGCGCAAAATCCTGATCATGGTTCAAGCAGGTCCCGCGACGGACGCGACGATCGAGCAGCTGATTCCGTTCCTGGATCAGGGCGACATCATCATCGACGGCGGCAACGCCTACTTCCCGGACACGCAGCGCCGCAGCGAAGACCTTGAAGGCAAAGGCTTCCGCTTTATCGGCACGGGCGTATCGGGCGGCGAAGAAGGCGCGCTCAAGGGCCCTGCCATCATGCCGGGCGGACCAAGAAGCGCTTATGAGCTGGTCGAGCCGATTCTGACCGGAATCTCGGCCCATGTGGACGGCGAACCTTGCTGCACCTACATCGGACCGGGCGGCGCAGGCCACTACGTGAAGATGGTGCACAACGGTATCGAGTACGGCGACATGCAGCTGATCGGCGAAGCGTACCACCTGCTCAAAGACGTGGTTGGCGCCGATACGGACGAACTGCACGACATTTTCAGCGAATGGAACAAGGGCGAACTCGACAGCTACCTGATCGAGATCACGACCGACATCTTCTCGCAAAAAGATCCGGACACGGGCAAACCGATGGTTGACGTGATCCTCGACTCCGCCGGCCAAAAAGGCACGGGCAAATGGACAAGCCAAAGCGCGCTCGACCTCGGCGTTCCGCTGTCCATGATTACGGAATCCGTGTTCGCGCGTTTCCTGTCCGCCATGAAAGACGAGCGCGTAGCGGCAAGCAAAGTGCTCAGCGGACCGAAGACCGAAGCGTTCTCGGGCGATCGCGCCGAGTTTATCGAGAACGTGCGCAAAGCGCTGTTCGCGAGCAAAATCGTCTCGTACGCGCAGGGCTTCGCGCAGATGCGCGCCGCTTCCGACGAATACGGCTGGGATCTGCAGTACGGCAACATCGCCATGATCTTCCGCGGCGGCTGCATCATCCGTTCGCAGTTCCTGCAAAACATCAAGGACGCGTACGAGAAAAACGGCGAACTCGCGAACCTGCTGCTCGACGATTACTTCAAGAACATCATCGAGAACTACCAGGATTCGTGGCGTAAAGTGATCGCTTCGGCGGTCATGAACGGCATTCCGGTTCCGGGCTTCGCAAGCGCGCTGGCGTACTACGACAGCTACCGTACGGAGCGCCTGCCGGCGAACCTGCTGCAAGCGCAGCGCGACTACTTCGGCGCCCACACGTTCAAGAGAGTGGACAAAGAAGGCGTCTTCCACCACGAGTGGCTCGATCTCGACAACGGCACGCTCGACCTGCCGGGCACGAAAAACCAATAA
- a CDS encoding DUF1054 domain-containing protein, with translation MNVQGFLEKDFAVFEIEGLQPRMDALIANVRPKLDELGRGIAPFLSAQCGEEMYPHVAKHARRTVHPPNDTWVAWATSKRGYKALPHFQVGLFADYLFIVMAVIYESPNKTVLSRALPANESEVLNLVPAGMQSEFYWSVDHTKPGGVKHSELGREGLRLIADRLATVKQSEVLCGRFLQKDDPRLQDGGTLARTVEDTFETLLPLYRMAF, from the coding sequence ATGAACGTTCAAGGTTTTCTCGAAAAAGATTTTGCCGTATTCGAAATAGAGGGGCTGCAGCCCCGCATGGACGCGCTGATCGCGAACGTGCGGCCGAAGCTGGACGAACTGGGCCGCGGTATCGCGCCGTTCCTGTCCGCGCAGTGCGGCGAAGAGATGTACCCGCATGTCGCCAAGCACGCCCGCCGCACCGTTCACCCGCCGAACGATACGTGGGTCGCGTGGGCGACGAGCAAACGGGGTTACAAAGCGCTGCCGCATTTTCAGGTAGGGCTGTTCGCCGACTATCTGTTCATCGTCATGGCCGTTATCTACGAAAGCCCGAACAAAACGGTGCTGTCCCGGGCGCTGCCCGCGAACGAGAGCGAAGTGCTTAACCTCGTCCCGGCCGGAATGCAGAGCGAATTCTACTGGTCGGTCGATCATACGAAGCCGGGCGGCGTGAAGCATTCGGAGCTCGGCCGCGAAGGACTGCGCTTGATCGCCGACCGCCTCGCGACCGTCAAGCAGTCCGAAGTGCTGTGCGGCCGCTTTTTGCAAAAGGACGATCCAAGGCTCCAAGACGGCGGCACCCTTGCGCGGACGGTCGAAGACACGTTCGAGACGCTGCTGCCGCTGTACCGGATGGCTTTTTGA
- a CDS encoding glucose PTS transporter subunit IIA — MNWLGSLQQLGRAVMIPTMVLPAAAILLSAGSLPWGAWGLPGVSEALNVAGSGVLLYLPYLFAVGVALGLANQAGYAGLAALMGMTIYERVVDHFASGQIQPTTLIGILLGVIAGALYNRFKDLKLPETIQFFGGSRFVLLFMGLLSALFAFAMLAIGPLLQALINLMHLEVQSTGGFGLFVYGILYRVLSAFGLHHLLNNVVWFQFGSYETASGMVVQGDLPRFFAGDPTAGLFMAGLFPIMMFALPATAMAVIHEAREDLKPKVRKTFVRAALVCLLTGVSEQIEFAFLFASPFLFALHAVLAGFAMWLTYALDIHHGFSYSAGLIDFVLNFHLSTNGWLLIPIGIVYGLGYYVLFRWAIRKFQIPTPGREEGSTLEDWAGNIPYRAPLILQALGGRDNIVQVQACITRLRLTVKSDRKIDGHALKSLGSAGLIRLGGGNVQVVFGTYSELIREEINKLIDRELDHVLFASPVQGRMIPLDEVPDQIFAKKLVGDGVAFFPEKDELVSPVGGTVLHVYPTQHALGIRTNEDIDVLLHVGIDTSHIEGAFKAFVEVGDIVEPGQLLIRFDLPLLREKAKSLATPMLITNPDRVRSWSFAPFKAVKKGQASVMSVVLYDKDRETGGGGR, encoded by the coding sequence TTGAATTGGTTAGGTTCGCTTCAACAGCTTGGACGGGCCGTGATGATCCCGACGATGGTTCTGCCCGCTGCGGCCATCCTGCTCAGCGCGGGCAGCCTTCCCTGGGGAGCATGGGGGCTTCCGGGCGTGTCCGAAGCGTTAAACGTGGCCGGATCGGGCGTACTGCTCTATCTGCCTTATCTATTCGCCGTGGGCGTGGCGCTCGGGCTCGCCAACCAGGCGGGCTATGCCGGTCTGGCGGCGCTGATGGGCATGACCATCTACGAGCGCGTCGTCGATCATTTCGCGAGCGGGCAGATTCAGCCGACGACGCTGATCGGCATCCTGCTCGGCGTAATCGCCGGGGCGCTGTACAATCGCTTCAAGGATCTCAAACTTCCCGAAACGATCCAGTTTTTCGGCGGATCGCGCTTCGTCCTGCTGTTTATGGGACTGCTGTCGGCGCTGTTCGCTTTTGCCATGCTTGCGATTGGGCCGCTGCTGCAGGCGCTGATCAATCTGATGCATCTCGAAGTCCAGTCGACGGGCGGGTTCGGCCTGTTCGTCTACGGCATCTTGTATCGGGTATTGTCGGCGTTCGGCCTGCATCATCTGCTGAATAATGTCGTCTGGTTTCAGTTCGGTTCGTACGAGACGGCATCCGGCATGGTCGTACAGGGCGATCTGCCGCGCTTTTTCGCCGGAGATCCGACCGCGGGGCTGTTCATGGCGGGCTTGTTCCCGATCATGATGTTTGCGCTGCCCGCAACCGCGATGGCCGTCATTCACGAAGCGCGCGAAGACTTGAAGCCCAAAGTGCGCAAAACGTTTGTCCGCGCCGCGCTCGTCTGTCTGCTGACCGGCGTGTCGGAACAGATCGAATTCGCGTTTCTGTTCGCTTCGCCGTTTCTGTTCGCGCTGCATGCCGTGCTTGCGGGCTTCGCCATGTGGCTGACGTACGCGCTCGATATTCATCACGGCTTCTCGTATTCGGCCGGCCTGATCGATTTCGTGCTCAATTTCCATCTGTCCACGAACGGCTGGCTGCTGATCCCGATCGGTATCGTGTACGGCCTCGGCTATTACGTGCTGTTTCGCTGGGCGATCCGCAAATTCCAGATTCCGACGCCGGGCCGGGAAGAAGGCTCGACGCTCGAAGACTGGGCCGGCAATATCCCGTACCGCGCGCCGCTCATTTTGCAGGCGCTCGGCGGCCGGGATAACATCGTGCAGGTACAGGCCTGCATCACCCGCCTGCGCCTGACGGTCAAAAGCGACCGGAAGATCGACGGACACGCGCTCAAATCGCTTGGTTCCGCGGGCTTGATCCGACTCGGCGGCGGCAACGTCCAGGTCGTGTTCGGCACTTATTCCGAGCTGATCCGCGAAGAGATCAACAAGCTGATCGACCGCGAGCTGGACCATGTGCTGTTCGCTTCGCCGGTGCAGGGCCGGATGATTCCGCTCGACGAAGTGCCGGACCAGATTTTTGCCAAAAAACTTGTCGGCGACGGCGTCGCTTTTTTCCCGGAAAAAGACGAGCTTGTCTCGCCGGTGGGGGGCACGGTGCTGCATGTGTATCCGACGCAGCACGCGCTCGGCATCCGGACGAACGAAGATATCGACGTGCTGCTGCATGTCGGCATCGATACGTCGCATATCGAAGGAGCGTTCAAAGCGTTCGTCGAAGTCGGCGACATCGTGGAACCCGGCCAGCTGCTGATCCGTTTCGATCTGCCGCTGCTGCGGGAAAAAGCGAAATCGCTCGCGACGCCGATGCTGATCACGAATCCGGACCGCGTCCGTTCCTGGAGTTTCGCGCCGTTCAAAGCGGTCAAAAAAGGCCAGGCGTCGGTCATGTCGGTCGTGCTGTACGATAAAGATAGAGAAACGGGAGGGGGAGGACGATGA
- a CDS encoding copper amine oxidase, with product MRWKRIAACTLALSLLSGSTVFAESAFQKIRVLINGNAVSTGGYLIDGTTYVPVREFDGLAEYNESSRTVTFNKPNVDMFLFKGDTPFGNVSVGKLKFYIFSQIDGLNTDIQSVKVSMRNPAGEVKDIQSQDLSSRKDNFWFKTYDFTYDFSRAGKYYVEFYIKKSGGAYSMVAQKTINAVD from the coding sequence ATGAGGTGGAAAAGAATTGCGGCCTGTACGCTGGCTCTGTCGCTGCTTAGCGGCTCCACGGTCTTTGCCGAATCGGCTTTTCAAAAAATAAGGGTTCTGATCAACGGGAATGCCGTCAGCACGGGCGGTTACCTGATCGACGGAACGACTTACGTGCCGGTGCGCGAATTCGACGGTCTGGCCGAGTACAACGAGAGCAGCAGGACGGTGACTTTTAACAAGCCCAACGTCGATATGTTCCTGTTCAAAGGAGATACGCCGTTTGGCAACGTCAGCGTAGGGAAACTGAAATTCTACATTTTCTCGCAGATTGACGGCTTGAACACCGATATCCAGTCGGTCAAAGTGTCCATGCGCAATCCGGCGGGGGAAGTCAAAGATATCCAGTCGCAGGATCTAAGTTCGCGCAAAGACAATTTCTGGTTCAAAACGTACGATTTCACGTACGATTTCAGTCGGGCGGGCAAGTATTACGTCGAGTTTTATATCAAAAAAAGCGGCGGCGCCTACTCGATGGTCGCGCAAAAAACGATCAACGCCGTCGACTGA